The following proteins are co-located in the Streptosporangium brasiliense genome:
- a CDS encoding YlxR family protein: MCVGCRVRTVSSELLRLVVVEGVIVPDLRRRLQGRGASLHPSLSCLELAERRRAFPRAFRVAGPLDPSRVRAHLEEVHAERIG; encoded by the coding sequence ATGTGTGTGGGGTGCCGGGTTCGCACGGTCTCCTCCGAGCTGCTCCGCCTGGTGGTGGTCGAGGGCGTTATAGTCCCCGACCTGCGACGACGGCTCCAGGGTCGTGGTGCTTCACTGCATCCCTCCCTGAGCTGTCTCGAGCTCGCCGAGCGTCGCCGAGCGTTTCCGCGCGCGTTTCGCGTGGCGGGCCCGCTCGACCCGTCGCGCGTACGGGCCCACCTGGAAGAGGTCCACGCTGAAAGGATCGGGTGA
- the nusA gene encoding transcription termination factor NusA, whose protein sequence is MSVLRSLEREKDISFDLVVKAIEDALLIAYFRSEGAAAKARAQLDRQSGHVTIFAAEIDDESGEVLREFDDTPGNFSRIAATTAKQVILQQLRDAEDEINFGEFASREGELVAGVIQQGKDPRVVLVDLGKIEAVLPHNEQVPGEEYVHGERIRCYVVQVKKGHKGPSVTLSRTHPGLVKKLFALEVPEIADGTVEIAAIAREAGHRTKIAVRSRRPGVNAKGACIGPMGSRVRNVMAELHGEKIDIIDWSEDPAEFVGNALSPSRVSHVEVIDAEGRAARVTVPDYQLSLAIGKEGQNARLANRLTGWRIDIRPDTQAGDAAGSADASTR, encoded by the coding sequence ATGAGCGTCCTGCGCAGCCTGGAGCGGGAGAAGGACATCTCCTTCGACCTGGTCGTCAAGGCGATCGAGGACGCGCTACTGATCGCATACTTCCGGAGCGAGGGCGCGGCCGCCAAGGCGCGGGCCCAGCTCGACCGGCAGTCCGGGCACGTGACCATTTTCGCCGCCGAGATCGACGACGAGAGCGGGGAGGTGCTCAGGGAGTTCGACGACACCCCGGGCAACTTCAGCCGCATCGCCGCGACCACCGCCAAGCAGGTCATCCTGCAGCAGCTCAGGGACGCCGAGGACGAGATCAACTTCGGTGAGTTCGCCAGCCGTGAGGGCGAGCTCGTGGCCGGCGTCATCCAGCAGGGCAAGGACCCGAGGGTCGTCCTGGTGGACCTCGGCAAGATCGAGGCCGTGCTCCCGCACAACGAGCAGGTCCCCGGCGAGGAATACGTCCACGGCGAGCGCATCCGCTGCTACGTGGTCCAAGTCAAGAAGGGCCACAAGGGCCCGTCGGTGACCCTGTCGCGCACCCACCCCGGTCTGGTGAAGAAGCTCTTCGCCCTGGAGGTCCCGGAGATCGCCGACGGGACGGTCGAGATCGCCGCCATCGCGCGCGAGGCCGGCCACCGGACCAAGATCGCTGTGCGGTCGCGGCGTCCCGGCGTGAACGCCAAGGGCGCCTGCATCGGCCCGATGGGCTCGCGAGTGCGCAACGTGATGGCGGAGCTGCACGGCGAGAAGATCGACATCATCGACTGGTCGGAGGATCCCGCGGAATTCGTCGGGAATGCCCTCTCACCCTCCCGTGTTTCCCATGTCGAGGTGATCGACGCCGAGGGGCGCGCCGCGCGGGTGACCGTGCCGGACTACCAGCTCTCCCTGGCGATCGGCAAGGAGGGGCAGAACGCCCGGCTGGCCAATCGCCTCACCGGATGGCGCATCGACATCCGTCCGGACACACAAGCAGGGGATGCGGCCGGTTCCGCAGATGCGTCCACACGGTAA
- the rimP gene encoding ribosome maturation factor RimP, translating to MGSATSRDRLIKLLEPVVGAEGLDLEDVTVTPAGKRRLLRVVVDRDGGVSLDDVAEVSLAVSATLDADDAMGNTPYVLEVSSPGVDRPLTEPRHWRRAVKRLVKADLRDGTSVEGRIVATDETGVELDVAGAPRRIDYQDLTRGRVQVEFRRLDDAEDDGEDGDEG from the coding sequence ATGGGCAGCGCCACATCCCGCGACCGCCTGATAAAGCTTCTGGAACCTGTCGTCGGAGCCGAAGGGCTCGACTTGGAGGACGTCACGGTCACACCGGCGGGCAAGCGGCGGTTGCTGCGCGTCGTCGTCGACCGTGACGGCGGCGTGAGCCTGGACGACGTCGCCGAGGTCAGCCTCGCCGTCTCCGCCACGCTGGACGCCGACGACGCCATGGGGAACACCCCCTACGTGCTGGAGGTCTCCTCTCCGGGGGTCGACCGCCCCCTCACCGAGCCGCGCCACTGGCGCCGGGCGGTGAAACGGCTGGTCAAGGCCGACCTGAGGGACGGCACCTCCGTGGAGGGCCGGATCGTCGCCACCGACGAGACCGGCGTGGAGCTGGACGTTGCGGGCGCACCGCGCCGCATCGATTATCAGGACCTGACCCGAGGACGGGTGCAGGTGGAATTCCGCCGGCTAGACGACGCCGAAGACGACGGCGAAGACGGCGACGAAGGCTAA